The Zea mays cultivar B73 chromosome 7, Zm-B73-REFERENCE-NAM-5.0, whole genome shotgun sequence DNA segment CGTGCGTGTTGCTTTTGCGTAGGTAGGCTACTCATGCAGATGTTTGGGAGCGGGCTTGCCGATGCTTGACGGACGGGAACTAGCCTGCACGCTTCGCTTCCGGTGATGGTACCAGCAGCCTAGGGTCAAGGGCTCAAACAAAAAAACATCAAAACTCAAAACCATGACACTTCCTTCCATAACAATTCAAAAACCATCAAAATCATATAATAATCGCTTGTATACTCTTTCTAAAAACCAATAAATTACTCCAAGAAAAGCCGTACCCTCCCTCTCTCAGCCGCTGATAAAACCACCGGCCCTGCTCCTACGGCCGACCAGACCGAACGAATCCTCGAGTCCCGCCCGACGCACCGGAAAGCGACGCGCCTCCACCGCCCCTTCCgtacctcctcctcctcctcctcgggaCACACGGCCAAGCACCAAGCGACCAAACGCGCGCCACCTTGATTGAACTCGAAGCAAGCAAGGAAAGGCCCTAATGGCGGGGACGCGCTGGGGGCGGTGGCTGGGGCTGGTGACGGCGGTGTGGGTGCAGTGCATCTCCGGCAACAACTACACCTTCTCCAACTACTCGCACGCGCTCAAGACGCTCATGGGCCTCACGCAGCTGCAGCTCAACGGCCTCTCCGTCGCCAAGGACGTCGGCAAGGCGTTCGGCCTCCTCGCGGGGCTGGCGTCCGACCGCGTCCCCACCTGGCTCCTCCTCGCCGTCGGCTCCCTCGAGGGCCTCCTCGGCTACGGCGCGCAGTGGATGGTCGTGTCCGGGGCCGTCGCGCCGCTCCCGTACTGGCAGATGTGCGTCTTCCTCTGTCTCGGCGGGAACAGCACCACATGGATGAACACCGCCGTGCTCGTCACCTGCATCCGCAACTTCCGCCGGAGTAGGGGCCCCGTCTCCGGCCTGCTCAAGGGCTACGTCGGCCTCAGCACCGCCATCTTCACCGACACCTGCTCCGCGCTCTTCGCCGACGACCCGGCCTCGTTCCTCGTCATGCTCGCCGTCGTGCCGGCCGCCGTCTGCGCGCTCGCCATGGTGTTCCTCCGCGAGGGCGCCGCCGCtgcggacgaggacgacgacgggcGCTGCTTCGCCGCGATCAACTCGCTCGCCGTGGCAATCGCGCTGTACCTCCTCGCCGCGGACCTCACGGGGCTCGGCGGCGGGGGCGGGGTCGTCTTCGTCGCCGTGCTCCTGGTGCTCCTCGCGTCCCCCGCTGCCGTGCCGGCGATCCTGGCGTGGAAATCGTGGGCGGAGACCCGCAAGGCCGCGAACGCCGACCTCGAGGAGGCGGACTCCTTGGCCGCGGCCGCGCCGCTGCTTCTCGTCGCGAAGGAGGCGCGTGCTCCCGGAGAGCGGCCGCGCCTCGGGGAGGAGCACACGATCGCGCAGACGCTCACGTCGCTGGACTTCTGGCTGATGTTCGCGTCGTTCCTGATGGGCGTGGGCACGGGGCTGGCCGTGATGAACAACCTGGGGCAGATGGGCGTGGCCATGGGCTACGTCGACGTCTCCCTCTTCGTCTCCATGACCAGCATCTGGGGATTCTTCGGTCGCATCGCCTCCGGCACCATCTCCGAGCACTTCATCAAGTAAGTTACTTATTACCCGAATTGGCAATTGGTATGGAATGGAATCATATAACTCCAAATCCAGAAGAAGAAAATGTTGACATATATAGTGCCCAGGACACGAGGTATTCCCCGCCCGCTGTGGAACGCAGCCTCGCAGGTCCTGATGGCCGTCGGATACATCGTGATGGCGCTGGCGATGCCAGGCTCCCTCTTCATCGGCTCGGTGGTCGTCGGCATCTGCTACGGCGTGCGGCTGGCGGTCACCGTGCCCACGGCGTCGGAGCTGTTCGGCCTCAAGTACTACGGTCTCGTCTACAACGTCCTCATCCTCAACCTGCCGCTCGGCTCCTTCCTCTTCTCGGGCCTGCTGGCGGGCCTCCTCTACGACGCGGAAGCCACCGCggtgcccggcggcggcaacacCTGCGTCGGCGCACACTGCTACCGCCTCGTCTTCCTGATCATGGCGCTCGCCTGCGTCGTCGGGTTCGGCCTCGACGTCCTGCTCTGCGTCCGGACGAAGAGGGTGTACGCCAAGATCCACGAGAGCAAGCGGTTGAGCAGGTCAGCCGTGGCGGAGAGGGTGGGTTAGCTTAGCAACGCACGCGGCGCCGGCGGCTCTGTGGAAGCGTTGGAATTCAGAAGCACCTCCGCAATTTTAAGGGCCATTCTTGTCTTTATTCTAtttctagggaaaagatgggatcAATTTGATTGATACAGTTGATTGCCACTAAGTACTAATTGAGGGGGGGCTGCGGCCTGCAGATTTTGCTGGTTCGCCAGCACGGTGTCTACTCTTGAAACGTATATAAAGCATCTCGTCCCAATACAGATTTTAGGGCGAAAAAAAAACAATCATCCAACAGTACCGTATCCATCGTTTCTATTCTATCCCCACCATTTTTTCTAGGGAAGGAGATGGGCCATGGGCTCCTAGCGAGGCAGCCTCCCCTAGGCTGGGCTGGAGGCCTACGAGCAAAAGAAGCAGGATATGAGCACGCGAGCGGCCTCACAGGTCTCACAAGATTACACAGGCCCAAAAAACTCTAGCTAAACCCCATGTTCCGCGTGGCCTTCAAATTTGTATCGGAGATATATAGGCTGGTTCAAGCGGTAGGTTTGCTTTTGTTACATTTTTAGTAACTTTGTCGTATTGTTTTTGGTCGCATAGAAGGTCTCGTGTGAGTCTTTTACTGTTTTACACAACTTTCCTAAAACTTTCTGACCTGAATCTTCACTGGACGCCTTCCTTTCGCATTGTTCCTTGATGTATATGTATATGAGGTGATTTTTCCAGAACCAAAAAAAAAGTCGCATAGGCTGCCCTTCTCCCTCTTTGGAACGTTCAGTTCAAGCAACATCCGTTCTGTACTCATCTTCTACCTTTCTCGATAAGAAGTCAACAAAGATGGTTACCACTGGGGCATCTATAACTTCTTTGGCGTTTGTAAGCTCCCTAAACCCTTTTCTCTGCCTTCTGATGCCATATCTACGTGGGCCATCCGAATCTTGGGAAATTAAGATCTGCGGCCGTTTTCTTTTCTGCCGACTCCCCGTATCTAATGGACTGTGGTGACCACACTAATAACAGGATCGATCAAGTCCCAATCCTTTTTTTAAAGAGATTCTATGTCTGAAAACACGAAAATCCTGTCTGTCACTGATACGGTGATACCTCACTACTCTTGGTATTGGAACTAAAGCATAGGAAGTGAGTGAAACAAATGCCAATGAATCTGAAAAGGAGCTGCAGGAAGCTAAAacgcaacatcattatgatagaaCGTGCTGAATATTTACTTAGCATACTGCATGTGACAAGGAAGactaaaaaaaaagaaagaagtaAAGAAACAGTGTTTTGCTGAGACTGAGGAAAATAAACGAATGCATATGTTTTGCTGACATGTAAGGTGCATCTTAAATTTGCTGATAAAATAAAAtccatattatatatatatatatatatatatatatatatatatatatatatatatatatatatatatatatatatatatatatatatatatatatatatatatatatatatatataatagcgCTAGAGGCTATTACCGCCACCTTGCCAACAAACAACTTCACTATCCACAAAGACAAAAGGCTAAAGAATATATGCTTCGCCGTCCTCATCCATCCGCCGCCGTCGTCGATCCGGTCATAAAAGCAAGGCAACGACTGCGGCCGCTGCCGATGCGGCCTGGAGCAGCGACGCCGCCGCCGTCGACGTCGCGGCGTCCGTCTCGCCGGTGGCCAGGCTCGCCAGCCACGAGTCGCCCTCGAGCTGCACGTCCCTGGGCGTCGGCAAGGGGCCCTTGGTCGCCTTCTGGCTGCACACAGAGATCAACCGTGTGGCCGTGAGATTCCAAGCTTTTCTCGAGCTGTCCATGGCCATACATGGTGGGGAAGGAACAAATGCGGTGCAGGGCAGCAAAAGAAGCATGGCGAACAATTTAATTAAAGCGCCTCCTTTCGCCATCCCAGTTTGATGCTTCGTTCTCTCTTTACCTGCTGGACGTGCCAGCGCGAGGCGGGCAGAAGGTGATGGAGTAGTCGGTGCCGGTGCAAGTGAAGGTGGAGGTGGCGTCGTCGTAGGCGTAGCTGTAGGAGCGCGGGCACGCCGCCTTAAACATCTGCGAGTAGGGCGAGGGGTGGCACGTGTCCGGGTTGCCGAACTGGCCGCTGCAGCAGTACTCGGGCGTGCCGAACGCCTCGCACGCGCTGCGGCAGGCCTGGCCGCCGGCGCGCAGCTCCACTGGGCACCGCTCGTTGAGGTCCACCAGGCAGCCCGTGACGGGGCAGCCCGGCGCCGCCGCCTCCACCACCATGGGCAGGTTGTAGCCGTCCACCAGGCTCACGTCGTAGTAGTCCTTGCCCCCGCCGCCCAGCGTGAACTCCGCCAGCGTCGCCGGCGGGGTCGCGCCCCTGCCGCggcactccacctcgcccgacccgcaGTCCCCCGTCGCGCACGCGCCCTTGCCCGACGCGGCGTCGAACGCGCACCCCGTGCGCGCCCAGAACCGCCCCGACCACCCCGGCGGCGCCGTCAGCGACCGCGTCTCGCCGGGCCCCAGCTCGAACCCCGTCGTCTGCAGCGGCGAGCTCCCGGAGTTGGCCAGCAACCCCGGCCACACCGTGCCGCCGCACCGGTTCGTGAACGTGAACGTGATCCCGCCGGCCGCACCTGCACGCGCAATGCATCCGGACGTAATTAAGCCGTTGCCAGAGAGCTCAAACCCAGGAAGCTAGAAAGAATCCACCATTGCCAATCACAGTGCCTGCCTACTATACCTTGAAAGAATGATAGGATCACGAATGACGACAGACTGATCATCAAAGAAGCCATCGTCGGACTCGATCGAACCCAATTTAATTTACCCAACAAATTAAAATtgaatgtatgtatgtatgtatgtatgtatgtgtcAAAAAAATGTGACAAGGCTGACCGAGAAGTTGTTGAAATGGCAGTTGCGGTTAGCTATATGGGGGTAAGCAGTGCAGTGGCGGTTagggggaggaagaaggaagtggTGGTGAACGGCACGGGAGGGGGGTTGGTTAGCTAGCTGGTGCATTTTGCGCGGACCTGGCTGGGCATTTATATAGATCAAGATCACGATGACGTTATCGAGCTCCTTCTGACGTTCCTCATAGTGAGCAATAATACGACGCATTCGTAACCATGGATAATTATTCGTAGGGTATAGATATAGTGGAATTTTGTTATCCACGGCTAGGCTACAGTTATAGATATAATAAGGTATCCACAGGTAATATGGATATTCGGTATTTGTACCTGTTATCCGATGGGTATCTGATGGATATTCGGTATCCACAGGTTCCTCGTAGTGATGGGTATTTGATTTGATGGGTGCTAATACAATATTGTTGTCTGATGAGTCGGAATAATGAAATTATTGAATTATGATACAATTGTTGTTTAGTGCTAAATGCTGGAATTATAGTGGACTGGCGGATATAAGTATGGGTAGCTCCAAAAAGCTCGTTCCAGATATTTGAGCGGCGGGGTACGGTCCTCGCGTGAAAATGATGTGCTGATTTCTAACAGCGACTTTACAGATTGCTACCTACCTACGGTTACATTGGAATGCGTTTCTTTGTTCTTGTTGGTTTTCCTTTGGAAGCAAAGCAAAGCAAATCAAAAGGAAGCCAACACTCGCTGCCGTGTAAAGCGCCCAAGATGATGATATCGGATAAGGGATTAGGCACTAAACACCATCTCTCCATGCACGGACCTTTTCCCGGCTTCTGTCACACGAAAGtttaaaaaaaaaaaaagaggaaaggagacgtctCGTGTGCTTGTGTCAGTCAGTCTCCACTGTTGTCGAACTGCATTGGGCAAATTGGCTCTATCTTCTCTCTCATCACAATTCGTCTGTTTGCTTCGCTTGCCGATCCAGGAGGAGAAAACGGGACGGATTCGTCTGTTTGACCTCCACTCCAACAAATAGCCGTGTTCTTGGGCAGGTTGCTGCCTGCCCTACCAGGCTACCACTGCTGTTTGCCATGCCTTGAGGAGCAATAATGCCTCGGCGCTGCTCCATGTGGAGTCCACGCAATCTCCCCATCCTACCAATATGACAGGTCAGCCAAACGTTTACCAGCAAGAGAAGAGTCTACAGGCAGAAAGATTTGGAAGGCACTTTTTCCCCCCAGCTGGATACAAAGAGATTACGTTTGCCATGTCGGCATTGCACATCTGCGCTTCAGAGTGCGTCCTCTTTGTGGCGTGGCGGGGCCCACCGGGGTGTCAGCGTGTTAGTTTTTGGTTATCCGGTGTCTCCATTTCCTTGCTATTCCTGCAATGAGACGATTAGCCTATATATGCATGAATTGCTAGATCTGTTTTACCGTTCGTTCGtgattaaaaataaaaaaaaaacgtGTAGAGATTATAGAAAGATCTCGTCTCGCTTATATAAGGGTCCCTCCTAAAATTTACTATCTAAAATATCCTATTTTGTTTTAAGAACTACTCCTAACTGACTGAAGAATATTATATAGACATGATTATCCATATTTAATGCAAGTAATCTAGTTCTTTGGAGTGACAGTGGGGACTAGCTAAAGGACAAATTCTATAAAGGTGCAAGTTTAGTCACTTCTAGTGACCCCCATGGTGATTAAAGGACTAAAGTTTAGGAGGACTCACCCACCCTATTTGGCAGTCCAGGGAGTAAAACTGGTCAAACTTCAGTCACTAAACTTATGCATGTTACGCTTGGTGCTTTCCACCACCTAGACATCATGGAGACCGAGAAGATTCTTGGGTGGCTTTGGTGATTATTGCTAGCTCAGATAATCTATTGTGAAGGGCTCTTGTACTTGTTTCCTATAGGATATTCGCGAAGATCTACTCTAGTGAAATCGTGGCCAAAGAAAAAATATTTCAAAAAGTGGGAGAATCTTTTGATCttagtgtcggtgttttgacCCGAGGATCCCACCGGCTAGTGAATGAATGCTACGTGCCCTAGCCTAGATGGGTGATGCAAGGAGACTCAAGACTTTATCCGAGTTCGGGCAAGAGAAGGCTCTACTTCCAGCAAAGGAGGTGAGACTTATATTTCCTGCACCTAagtgcttgcagtagggagtACAAGCTGGTCGGGAGTGGGAAAGGATCCCAAGTCCCTggttgattgaggcaagtgccaatatctgCATGGAGGTGAAAATCGTGAAGTGTTCGCCCCCTGCCTGAATCCCTAGACAcctctatttatagcctcaaggagggTCTTCAGGGGCACCGAGGTTTGTCGCGTATGGAGAGGAGGCGTggctgtgatatcctggcccctgggatggtgatatcctagcccaaggcttaatagaattaatagtactCATGTCAACAAGgtacatcttctttttcggaagcctatctagaaagaacctccaagttaggcgtgcttggcttggagcaatttgggatgggtgactgaccaggaagttttctcgggtgtgcatgagtgaggacaaagtgcacacaaaagacccgtgttggtctatggggacaatatatgatcctagagagctgtcaggagtaagtattgtcggtccagggattggatggggtgttacaGTGGTCGAGTCCCTGTACCCGGTATAGCCTTTGGTATGGCCCTTGTACTCGCTGTTGACTTGAACCGGGAGAGGGATGTCTGGTTCCTGTATTTGCATCTTTGACTACGCAGAGCCGAGGGTTCAGTCACGTACCCGAGCCTGTTTGATGGGGAAGCTGTCCAAGTCGTAGTGGTTGGAGCAGTGGTGAGTATGGCGAAAAGTTCTTGGTAATACGTCAGCTTTGTTGCTTTTGGTGACGTCGGGTGTTCTTTCGTTGGTATTATCGAGGCCGAAACCGTGCTCAGGCGAGGCGGAAGTCTTCTCGAGGTTGTGGCCGAGCTTGCTGTTGGGCTCGCAGCCGTGCAGGACACAGTTAAAGGAGTGGACTCCTGTGGGATTCGCGGGGGGCAGGTGGCTGAGGCCGAGCTCGGGCGAGGTGGATCTCGTTCCGAGGCTAAGATCGGCTTCGAGCGAGGCGTAGTTTATTCCCGAGGGCCAGACCATGCTTCGTCGTACGCGCGTCCCATCCGGAGTCGGCAAACGACATCCCTTGAGTCCTTTGTTCGTCACCTAGCCGTTGTCTAGGTGCAAAGGCAGCCCCCGAGTCTCTGCATTGGGTTGCTGGAGTTTCCAACAATTTTACCGCAGCATGGGTGCAAGGGCAgccctgagcctctgcacagggcgagaggacgatcgagaAACACTTTGACTTTTTAATGATATGCCTCTTTgtggcctttctgcaaggaggaagaGGGGGAAAGCACCATGCTACCCTCGGTGGGCAATGAGCATGACGTATCCGGTGAGAtgttaacgggtgatccgagcggaGGCCTGAGCCCTATTTGATAGGGGTTGGCTAGTGGTTCGGAGACACGccccaaaagtacctacaggtgattcGCCTGGTCCCGGACCCATTTTatggggttcgagggctcgattcctccctccgatgggatactGTGACGAATCGCTCCTGGGAGTCTCAAATATGTCTTCGGGTACCTCATGATTGTAGCCCGAGCCTCGCCCAtgtacggacgtacccagagtcatccatgACTCTATGCGCTagtgcggttgtcgaaccctgccCAATGGCCAacctatgaacccctgatcagtaaagggctcagaGTCGTGTGCTCTAGGGTGGTTACCAAACCCTGCTGATGGTTtaacctttgaacccctgatcagtatgtGGCTTGGGACTCACTTCCTTCGCAGGGAAGGGAGTCCGAGGGGATGTCTCTTCCCTGCTACCCGTGGAGGAACGAAAGAGGAGAGAAAGAGAGACACACACCTTTTGATGCACTTACCCTGAGGAGGCGGAGCggtgcccgttggcttatgtcagccAGACAGGGTGTGTGGCCCCCAGACGGGAGTTAACGCGACGGCCCACAGGCTATCTGTTGCGGCGCGCGTGCGCGGAATTCGAAGAGCCGAAACCCATTTTCTGGGTTTGATTCTTTGAAaccgggtggggggggggggctcgGCCCAGGCCTCAGTGGGTTCACTGATCCCTATATATACGCTCGAGAGGGGATCCCTCCCGGTTCTTACCTTGCATCTGTCTTCAGCCCTAGCCGCCTCCACTTCCCTCAGCCACAACCAAGAGTTTGTGTG contains these protein-coding regions:
- the LOC100501794 gene encoding Protein NUCLEAR FUSION DEFECTIVE 4-like precursor — protein: MAGTRWGRWLGLVTAVWVQCISGNNYTFSNYSHALKTLMGLTQLQLNGLSVAKDVGKAFGLLAGLASDRVPTWLLLAVGSLEGLLGYGAQWMVVSGAVAPLPYWQMCVFLCLGGNSTTWMNTAVLVTCIRNFRRSRGPVSGLLKGYVGLSTAIFTDTCSALFADDPASFLVMLAVVPAAVCALAMVFLREGAAAADEDDDGRCFAAINSLAVAIALYLLAADLTGLGGGGGVVFVAVLLVLLASPAAVPAILAWKSWAETRKAANADLEEADSLAAAAPLLLVAKEARAPGERPRLGEEHTIAQTLTSLDFWLMFASFLMGVGTGLAVMNNLGQMGVAMGYVDVSLFVSMTSIWGFFGRIASGTISEHFIKTRGIPRPLWNAASQVLMAVGYIVMALAMPGSLFIGSVVVGICYGVRLAVTVPTASELFGLKYYGLVYNVLILNLPLGSFLFSGLLAGLLYDAEATAVPGGGNTCVGAHCYRLVFLIMALACVVGFGLDVLLCVRTKRVYAKIHESKRLSRSAVAERVG
- the LOC100501794 gene encoding protein NUCLEAR FUSION DEFECTIVE 4-like isoform X1, producing the protein MAGTRWGRWLGLVTAVWVQCISGNNYTFSNYSHALKTLMGLTQLQLNGLSVAKDVGKAFGLLAGLASDRVPTWLLLAVGSLEGLLGYGAQWMVVSGAVAPLPYWQMCVFLCLGGNSTTWMNTAVLVTCIRNFRRSRGPVSGLLKGYVGLSTAIFTDTCSALFADDPASFLVMLAVVPAAVCALAMVFLREGAAAADEDDDGRCFAAINSLAVAIALYLLAADLTGLGGGGGVVFVAVLLVLLASPAAVPAILAWKSWAETRKAANADLEEADSLAAAAPLLLVAKEARAPGERPRLGEEHTIAQTLTSLDFWLMFASFLMGVGTGLAVMNNLGQMGVAMGYVDVSLFVSMTSIWGFFGRIASGTISEHFINAQDTRYSPPAVERSLAGPDGRRIHRDGAGDARLPLHRLGGRRHLLRRAAGGHRAHGVGAVRPQVLRSRLQRPHPQPAARLLPLLGPAGGPPLRRGSHRGARRRQHLRRRTLLPPRLPDHGARLRRRVRPRRPALRPDEEGVRQDPREQAVEQVSRGGEGGLA
- the LOC103633630 gene encoding thaumatin-like protein 1 translates to MASLMISLSSFVILSFFQGAAGGITFTFTNRCGGTVWPGLLANSGSSPLQTTGFELGPGETRSLTAPPGWSGRFWARTGCAFDAASGKGACATGDCGSGEVECRGRGATPPATLAEFTLGGGGKDYYDVSLVDGYNLPMVVEAAAPGCPVTGCLVDLNERCPVELRAGGQACRSACEAFGTPEYCCSGQFGNPDTCHPSPYSQMFKAACPRSYSYAYDDATSTFTCTGTDYSITFCPPRAGTSSSQKATKGPLPTPRDVQLEGDSWLASLATGETDAATSTAAASLLQAASAAAAVVALLL